A single window of Granulicella sibirica DNA harbors:
- a CDS encoding TMEM175 family protein: MPRRLPTPARLEAFSDGVIAVIITIMVLELKVPHQDGLAGLYAVLPTLLVYALSFTLTGIYWINHRYLIDRIERIDNAMLYANLAFLFSLSLLPFFTSYVLEKQINTFSVVLYGVSNIVSGFSFMLLRLAVMRHLRHHAELAHEDTAARTKHWLSLFVYACTIPLAFPYPRAALAAITVVTLIWILPNLSVEHTHEDPSHPIHPS, translated from the coding sequence ATGCCCCGCAGACTACCCACGCCCGCGCGCCTTGAAGCCTTCTCCGATGGCGTGATCGCCGTCATCATCACGATCATGGTTCTCGAGCTCAAGGTTCCTCACCAAGACGGCCTCGCCGGTCTCTACGCTGTCCTTCCAACGCTCCTTGTCTACGCTTTGTCCTTTACCCTCACCGGCATCTATTGGATCAACCACCGATACCTGATCGACCGCATCGAGCGCATCGACAACGCCATGCTCTACGCGAACCTGGCCTTCCTCTTCAGCCTCTCGCTTCTCCCTTTCTTTACCTCTTACGTTCTGGAGAAGCAGATCAATACCTTCTCCGTCGTCCTCTATGGCGTCTCGAACATCGTCTCAGGCTTCTCCTTCATGCTTCTGCGTCTTGCTGTAATGCGCCATCTCCGCCACCACGCTGAACTTGCCCACGAAGACACCGCCGCCAGGACGAAGCACTGGCTTTCCCTTTTCGTCTACGCCTGCACCATTCCGCTCGCCTTCCCGTATCCTCGCGCTGCCCTCGCCGCCATCACTGTCGTCACCCTCATCTGGATTCTTCCCAACCTGAGCGTCGAACACACCCACGAGGACCCATCCCACCCCATCCACCCATCCTGA
- a CDS encoding PAS domain-containing sensor histidine kinase, with protein MLERRKVEAQSTAAIRRQMTQFFEATSDGIAFLNRNYVFTFLNRRAREILAPSGELIDVSLWDAYPAAAIQDSPYWINYHRSMDEGVATHFEYFYPEPLNVLFDIHTLPSEDGIILFFRDITAERRDREELLRRREEMERQFAEIEAVYRTAPIGLALFDLDDYHYLRLNDRQAAFFGLKPEQVVGRTLTEMAPIEGLRELFDQVASGGPPVVNFPLEGTLINDPTDHRYWVVSYFPVLGSDGAIQGITASSLEITQQKKAELALIESDKLAVVGRLASSIAHEINNPLESVTNLLYLARNSETLDLAKGYLESADHELQRMAAVTSQTLRFHKQSTSPQAITGEALIRSVLSIYQGRILNSGVQVQTRYRADSPVRCFEGEIRQVISNLLGNALDALAPGGSLFLRTRESTNYVTGQHGIALTLADNGSGMSPETIQKAFRPFYTTKGIMGTGLGLWICKEIIDRHNGAIQVRSRVGYGTAFVVFLPYDAISR; from the coding sequence GTGTTGGAACGCCGAAAAGTGGAAGCGCAGAGCACGGCGGCGATCCGGCGCCAGATGACCCAATTCTTCGAGGCGACCTCAGACGGAATCGCTTTCCTCAATCGCAACTACGTCTTCACCTTTCTCAATCGCCGCGCGCGAGAAATCCTCGCCCCAAGCGGGGAACTCATCGACGTTTCTCTATGGGATGCCTACCCGGCGGCAGCCATCCAGGATTCGCCTTACTGGATCAACTACCACCGCTCCATGGACGAAGGGGTCGCGACCCATTTCGAGTACTTCTACCCCGAACCCCTCAATGTCCTCTTCGACATCCACACACTGCCCTCCGAAGACGGCATCATTCTCTTCTTCCGCGACATAACCGCCGAGCGCAGAGACCGGGAAGAGCTGCTTCGGCGCCGCGAAGAGATGGAACGCCAGTTCGCCGAAATCGAGGCTGTCTACCGCACCGCTCCCATCGGTCTTGCGCTCTTCGATCTCGACGACTATCACTACCTTCGTCTCAACGACCGTCAGGCTGCATTCTTCGGTCTCAAGCCGGAACAGGTCGTCGGCCGCACGCTCACGGAAATGGCTCCCATCGAGGGCCTGCGGGAGCTCTTCGACCAGGTAGCCAGCGGTGGTCCGCCTGTCGTCAACTTCCCACTCGAAGGGACGCTCATCAACGATCCCACCGACCATCGCTACTGGGTCGTCAGCTACTTTCCCGTACTCGGATCCGACGGCGCGATCCAAGGCATCACGGCCTCCTCGCTCGAGATCACGCAGCAGAAGAAGGCGGAACTCGCCCTCATCGAGTCGGATAAGCTCGCGGTTGTGGGCCGTCTCGCCTCCTCCATCGCGCATGAGATCAACAACCCGCTGGAGTCGGTCACGAATCTGCTCTATCTCGCACGCAATAGCGAGACCCTCGATCTGGCGAAAGGCTATCTCGAAAGCGCAGATCACGAGTTGCAACGCATGGCTGCTGTCACCAGCCAGACACTTCGCTTTCACAAGCAATCCACCAGCCCGCAGGCGATCACGGGCGAAGCTCTCATCCGCAGCGTACTGTCCATCTACCAGGGCCGCATCCTCAACTCTGGAGTTCAGGTTCAGACCCGGTATCGCGCCGATAGCCCCGTTCGCTGCTTCGAAGGAGAGATACGCCAGGTCATCAGTAATCTGCTCGGCAACGCGCTCGATGCGCTTGCTCCAGGCGGAAGCCTTTTCCTGCGCACACGCGAAAGCACGAACTACGTCACTGGCCAGCACGGGATCGCTCTTACTCTCGCGGACAACGGCAGCGGGATGAGCCCGGAGACCATCCAGAAGGCATTTCGCCCCTTCTACACCACCAAAGGCATCATGGGAACAGGACTCGGCTTGTGGATCTGTAAGGAGATCATCGACCGTCACAACGGAGCGATTCAGGTCCGCAGCCGTGTCGGCTATGGCACGGCCTTCGTCGTGTTCCTGCCCTACGACGCCATAAGCCGTTAG
- the dxs gene encoding 1-deoxy-D-xylulose-5-phosphate synthase → MDTILSTITSPADLKSMSMVQLTQLAEEIRERLILGVAKTGGHIGPNLGVVELTIAMHYVFDTPTDSFIFDVSHQAYVHKLLTGREHLFDTIRQPGGLNGFMLRTESEHDSYGAGHAGTALSAALGMAVGRDLAGGTEHIVALAGDAAFTNGISFEALNNVAAQTKRLIIVLNDNEWSIDKNVGAIAEYFHKIAMNSTYVSLHDAAAGFVEKIGGKAARHVVRRAEEAAKGLVGRGMIFEEFGISYFGPIDGHNLPMLIETFKFLKTQNKPVVLHAITQKGRGFQPALEGQKKFHGLGPYHPETGETKPAIQKTYSEIFAETLTKLATANDKVVAITAAMPNGTALDLFRPVHPTRYFDVGIAEEHAVIFAAGLAIKGFKPFCAIYSTFLQRSFDQIVHDVALQKLPVVFCMDRGGLSGDDGPTHHGLFDISYLRGVPNLIHMDPVDEDELADMMYTAMLHDGPSAIRYPRGTGPGVRVKEQPVALEIGKAKVLKGRPGAEVVVFGLGAMMAEAERFVGMLEAGGFSVALINPRFAKPVDRECVDRYGVECGLVVTFEDHVLAGGFGSAVLETLNELQIDVPMVRVGWPDEFIEHGKVEALRAKYGLTAEAAAETCRGALEEIVEWRAENRRPHLSRR, encoded by the coding sequence ATGGACACGATTCTGAGCACGATCACATCGCCGGCGGACCTTAAGAGCATGTCGATGGTGCAGTTGACGCAGTTGGCCGAGGAGATCCGGGAGCGGCTGATTCTTGGGGTTGCCAAGACCGGGGGTCACATTGGGCCGAACCTCGGGGTGGTCGAGCTGACCATTGCGATGCATTACGTGTTCGATACGCCGACGGATAGCTTTATTTTTGACGTTAGCCATCAGGCGTACGTGCATAAGCTGCTAACAGGGCGGGAACACCTGTTCGATACGATCCGGCAGCCGGGTGGGCTGAATGGTTTCATGCTGCGAACCGAGAGCGAGCATGACAGCTATGGGGCTGGACATGCCGGAACGGCATTGAGCGCGGCGCTTGGGATGGCGGTTGGGCGGGATCTCGCCGGCGGCACCGAGCATATTGTCGCGCTGGCGGGAGATGCGGCATTTACAAACGGGATCTCATTTGAGGCGCTGAACAATGTCGCCGCGCAGACGAAGCGGCTGATCATTGTCTTGAATGACAACGAATGGTCGATCGATAAGAATGTGGGAGCGATCGCGGAGTACTTCCATAAGATCGCGATGAACTCGACTTATGTGAGCCTGCATGATGCCGCGGCGGGGTTTGTGGAGAAGATCGGTGGCAAGGCTGCCCGGCACGTTGTGCGGCGAGCGGAAGAAGCGGCGAAGGGCTTGGTCGGGCGGGGGATGATCTTCGAAGAGTTCGGAATCAGCTATTTCGGGCCGATTGACGGCCATAACCTGCCGATGCTCATTGAGACGTTCAAGTTTTTGAAGACGCAGAACAAGCCTGTGGTGCTGCATGCGATTACGCAGAAGGGGCGCGGGTTTCAGCCTGCGCTCGAAGGTCAGAAGAAGTTCCATGGGCTTGGGCCGTACCATCCGGAGACGGGCGAGACGAAGCCCGCCATCCAAAAAACGTACTCGGAGATCTTTGCCGAGACGCTGACGAAACTAGCTACGGCGAACGACAAAGTCGTTGCAATTACGGCAGCGATGCCGAACGGTACGGCACTCGACCTCTTCAGGCCGGTGCATCCGACACGGTACTTCGATGTGGGGATCGCCGAAGAGCATGCCGTGATCTTTGCGGCGGGTCTTGCGATCAAAGGGTTCAAGCCTTTTTGCGCGATTTATTCAACGTTCCTGCAGAGGTCGTTCGACCAGATTGTGCATGATGTGGCTCTGCAGAAGCTGCCCGTGGTGTTCTGCATGGATCGCGGCGGGCTGAGCGGAGACGACGGACCGACGCATCATGGGCTATTCGATATCAGCTACCTGCGTGGGGTACCGAACCTGATCCACATGGATCCGGTGGATGAGGATGAACTGGCAGACATGATGTATACAGCCATGCTGCATGACGGTCCTAGCGCGATACGCTATCCGAGGGGGACGGGGCCGGGAGTTCGCGTCAAGGAGCAGCCGGTTGCGCTCGAGATTGGCAAAGCCAAGGTGCTGAAAGGCAGGCCTGGCGCTGAGGTTGTGGTGTTTGGGCTCGGCGCGATGATGGCGGAGGCGGAGCGCTTTGTGGGGATGCTCGAGGCAGGGGGCTTCAGTGTGGCCCTGATTAATCCGCGGTTCGCAAAGCCGGTCGATCGGGAATGCGTGGATCGGTACGGGGTAGAGTGCGGCCTCGTGGTGACCTTCGAGGACCATGTGCTCGCCGGCGGATTCGGTTCGGCGGTGCTCGAGACGCTGAACGAGTTGCAGATCGATGTGCCCATGGTGCGGGTGGGGTGGCCGGATGAGTTCATCGAGCATGGGAAGGTCGAGGCGCTCAGGGCCAAGTATGGGCTGACGGCCGAAGCTGCCGCGGAGACTTGCCGGGGGGCGTTGGAAGAGATCGTGGAGTGGCGCGCGGAGAATCGTCGACCCCACCTTAGCCGACGGTAA
- a CDS encoding sugar phosphate isomerase/epimerase family protein, giving the protein MSVSRRNMILGMAAATASTKMFAQTVRACPFRLAVINDEISPDFDHACYVASRDFSLQWIELRSMWNTNISALTSAQIDESRKILGKYNLRVTDLASPLFKTDLPGAPVSKESPHRDKFKADFDYKEQDALLDHLIDLSKQFGTDRIRCFDFWRLDDPKPFRAEMNRKLGEAAEKCAKHNLVLLLENEMACNTGSGEEALAVLNAIPNPAFMLNWDPGNAATFPGNVPYPNAYDALPKNRIGHCHVKNAKRLPNAKWDWEPVDIGIVDWVGQFKALQRDGYKYGVSLETHWRGGGTAEASTRISMKGLKDTLQKANIPC; this is encoded by the coding sequence ATGTCCGTTTCCCGCCGCAACATGATCCTTGGCATGGCCGCTGCAACTGCTTCCACGAAGATGTTTGCGCAAACCGTCCGGGCCTGTCCCTTCCGTCTCGCCGTCATCAACGACGAAATCTCTCCCGACTTTGACCACGCCTGTTACGTCGCCTCGCGCGACTTCAGTCTTCAGTGGATCGAGCTCCGCAGCATGTGGAACACCAATATTTCTGCCCTAACCTCCGCGCAGATCGACGAATCCAGAAAAATTCTGGGCAAATACAATCTCCGCGTCACTGACCTTGCGAGCCCCCTCTTCAAGACCGACCTCCCTGGGGCACCCGTCTCCAAAGAGAGCCCCCACCGCGACAAGTTCAAGGCCGACTTCGACTATAAAGAGCAGGACGCCCTCCTTGACCATCTCATCGACCTCTCCAAACAATTCGGGACCGACCGTATCCGTTGCTTCGACTTCTGGCGTCTCGACGACCCTAAACCCTTTCGCGCCGAGATGAATCGCAAACTGGGTGAAGCCGCCGAAAAGTGCGCGAAGCATAACCTCGTCCTTCTCCTCGAGAACGAGATGGCCTGCAACACCGGCAGCGGCGAAGAGGCACTCGCCGTCCTCAACGCCATCCCCAACCCAGCTTTCATGCTTAACTGGGATCCCGGCAACGCCGCCACCTTCCCGGGCAACGTTCCCTACCCGAACGCCTACGACGCGCTTCCCAAGAACCGCATCGGCCACTGCCACGTCAAGAACGCCAAACGACTTCCCAATGCGAAGTGGGACTGGGAGCCCGTCGACATCGGCATCGTGGACTGGGTCGGCCAATTTAAGGCCCTCCAGCGCGACGGCTACAAGTATGGTGTCTCCCTTGAAACTCACTGGCGCGGCGGCGGCACCGCCGAAGCCTCCACCCGAATCAGTATGAAGGGCCTGAAGGACACCTTGCAGAAAGCCAACATTCCCTGCTAG
- a CDS encoding Gfo/Idh/MocA family protein has translation MITRREFIDGVALGAAGLALSSSARSYAQIMGSNDRVTFATIGLNSRAYAHLSSLKANEKTSRLAHIADVDSKILDKYCGNATKELGYAPKTHGDFRKMLELKEIDAITIASPDHWHTPMAVAGLQAGKNVYVEKPCSYDPHEGELLVAAQKKYGKLVQMGSQQRSSPHSIEIVGKIHGGLIGRAYFAKAWYVNNRKSIGVGKVVPVPSTLDWDLWQGPAPRQAYKDNVHPYNWHWFKVWGTGESLNNGTHEVDVCRWALGVDFPKTVSAQAGRYQFKDDWQYYDTMVTDFNYEDKMITWEGRCCNPMKLYDRDRGSIIQGTNGSVIVDRDGYEVYDQSGKKKIDEFKVNTAKTSSTDTTGKDSMTDLHFANFIAGIQKGEKLNQPIASGNVAVTMLQLSNVAWETNRVLTLDQTSGHIVNDAKAQAMTHREYEKGWELKI, from the coding sequence GTGATTACTCGACGGGAGTTTATAGATGGAGTTGCCCTTGGGGCTGCCGGACTTGCGCTGAGTTCGTCGGCGAGAAGCTATGCACAGATCATGGGCTCGAACGATCGGGTGACCTTCGCGACGATTGGATTGAACAGCCGGGCTTATGCGCATCTTTCTTCGCTGAAGGCGAACGAGAAGACAAGCAGGCTGGCACATATCGCCGATGTGGACAGCAAGATTCTGGATAAGTACTGCGGGAATGCGACGAAGGAGCTTGGGTATGCCCCGAAGACGCATGGCGATTTCAGAAAGATGCTGGAGCTGAAGGAGATTGATGCGATCACGATTGCATCTCCGGACCACTGGCATACGCCGATGGCTGTGGCGGGTTTGCAGGCGGGAAAGAATGTGTATGTCGAGAAGCCTTGCAGCTACGATCCGCATGAGGGTGAGCTGCTGGTAGCGGCGCAGAAGAAGTACGGCAAGCTCGTACAGATGGGAAGCCAGCAGAGGTCGTCGCCCCATTCGATCGAGATCGTCGGGAAGATACACGGTGGTCTGATTGGCCGGGCTTACTTCGCAAAGGCCTGGTATGTGAACAATCGGAAGTCGATTGGCGTGGGAAAGGTGGTACCCGTCCCGTCGACACTCGATTGGGATCTTTGGCAGGGCCCGGCGCCGCGCCAGGCTTACAAGGACAATGTGCATCCTTATAACTGGCACTGGTTCAAAGTGTGGGGCACGGGCGAGAGCCTAAATAATGGAACACACGAGGTCGATGTGTGCCGGTGGGCTCTAGGCGTGGACTTTCCGAAGACGGTGTCCGCGCAGGCGGGCCGTTACCAGTTCAAGGATGATTGGCAGTACTACGACACGATGGTCACGGATTTCAACTACGAAGACAAGATGATCACGTGGGAAGGACGCTGCTGCAACCCGATGAAGTTGTACGACCGGGATCGCGGATCCATTATCCAGGGAACGAATGGATCGGTGATCGTCGATCGCGATGGCTACGAGGTCTATGACCAGAGTGGCAAGAAGAAGATCGACGAGTTCAAAGTGAACACGGCGAAGACGTCATCGACCGATACGACGGGCAAGGACTCGATGACCGATCTTCACTTTGCCAACTTCATCGCGGGTATTCAAAAGGGCGAGAAGCTGAATCAGCCGATTGCATCGGGTAATGTCGCAGTGACGATGCTTCAACTGTCGAACGTTGCATGGGAGACGAATCGCGTGCTGACGCTTGATCAGACGAGTGGACACATCGTCAACGATGCGAAAGCGCAGGCGATGACGCATCGGGAATATGAAAAGGGCTGGGAACTGAAGATTTGA
- a CDS encoding S8 family peptidase, which translates to MIPVIIQYKTVPGLPRLTKSPTHVTTSGTELTAINAIATTVPASSVAEIAADPNVAYISSDRHVGARQVTVTAAEFTTEPINAPWVWKVGFDGTGVGVAVIDSGISLVDDLHGRGKVASRIVYSESFIPGDADATDHFGHGTHVAGLIAGNGNDSTGSKYFRTFSGAAPNANLINLRVLDEHGSGTDSSVIAAIGRAIELKSAYNIRVINLSLGRPIWEGYALDPLCQAVEKAWKAGIMVVVAAGNDGRDLALNPEGYGTIESPGNDPYVLTVGAMRTVGTAGINDDLIASYSSKGPSFIDHIVKPDIVAPGNLVSSLKFSNDALAINNPSFVTLNSFYTVSGNGKSSVNYFPLSGTSMATGVTSGAAALLLQADPLITPDQLKAIMMKSSNRSYFPQTSSVTDPTTGTVFKANYDVFTIGAGYLDVEASLINIAKFGLMLPKGTAMSPVAVFDSTTGGTNLVIDSTALWGAANSKAETALWGATALWGASEIYGANAFVGSQTALWGATALWGANDPQAYTALWGATALWGASTPAAATALWGAEDVNGSTALWGATALWGATALWGADAPFEF; encoded by the coding sequence ATGATCCCAGTGATCATCCAGTACAAGACAGTCCCAGGTCTGCCGCGACTCACCAAGAGCCCGACCCACGTAACAACCTCGGGTACGGAGTTGACGGCGATCAACGCGATCGCTACCACCGTGCCGGCATCTTCGGTGGCCGAGATCGCCGCCGATCCCAACGTCGCTTATATCTCCTCGGACCGCCATGTTGGCGCTCGCCAGGTCACAGTCACCGCCGCCGAATTTACAACCGAGCCCATCAACGCACCCTGGGTCTGGAAGGTCGGCTTCGACGGCACCGGGGTCGGTGTCGCCGTCATCGACAGTGGTATAAGTCTCGTTGACGATCTCCACGGCAGAGGCAAGGTTGCCAGCCGCATCGTCTATAGCGAGAGCTTCATCCCCGGTGATGCTGATGCCACGGATCATTTCGGTCACGGCACCCATGTCGCCGGTTTGATCGCCGGAAATGGTAACGATTCCACAGGCTCCAAGTACTTCCGTACCTTTTCCGGTGCAGCGCCGAACGCGAACCTCATCAACCTTCGCGTGCTCGACGAACATGGCTCCGGTACGGACTCCTCTGTCATCGCCGCCATTGGGCGGGCCATCGAGCTCAAGTCGGCTTATAACATCCGCGTCATCAATCTCTCGCTCGGACGGCCCATCTGGGAGGGATATGCTCTTGACCCGCTTTGCCAGGCTGTAGAGAAGGCCTGGAAGGCCGGCATCATGGTCGTCGTCGCCGCCGGCAACGATGGACGTGACCTCGCCCTCAACCCCGAAGGCTACGGCACGATCGAATCGCCAGGCAACGACCCGTACGTTCTCACGGTTGGAGCCATGCGCACCGTCGGCACCGCAGGCATCAACGACGATCTCATCGCCAGCTACAGCTCGAAGGGTCCTTCGTTCATCGACCACATCGTCAAGCCTGACATCGTCGCTCCCGGCAATCTCGTCAGCAGCTTGAAGTTCTCCAACGACGCTCTCGCGATCAACAATCCTTCCTTCGTCACCCTGAACTCTTTCTACACGGTCAGCGGCAACGGTAAATCCTCGGTCAACTACTTCCCACTGAGCGGCACAAGCATGGCCACCGGCGTCACCAGCGGCGCGGCCGCCCTCCTTCTGCAGGCTGATCCCCTCATCACGCCCGACCAGTTGAAGGCGATCATGATGAAGAGCTCAAACCGCAGCTACTTCCCACAGACCAGCAGCGTCACCGATCCCACCACCGGCACCGTCTTCAAGGCGAACTACGATGTCTTCACCATTGGCGCCGGCTATCTCGATGTAGAAGCCTCGCTGATCAACATCGCGAAGTTCGGTCTCATGCTCCCTAAGGGCACCGCGATGTCCCCCGTCGCGGTCTTTGATTCGACGACTGGTGGAACCAACCTCGTCATCGACAGCACTGCACTCTGGGGCGCGGCAAACAGCAAGGCGGAGACTGCACTCTGGGGTGCGACCGCTCTCTGGGGAGCTTCGGAGATCTACGGCGCCAACGCCTTCGTCGGCAGCCAGACCGCTCTGTGGGGAGCCACGGCTCTCTGGGGCGCTAACGATCCTCAGGCATACACGGCTCTGTGGGGTGCGACTGCTCTTTGGGGTGCCTCTACGCCGGCAGCCGCGACCGCTCTCTGGGGTGCGGAAGATGTCAACGGCTCAACCGCCCTTTGGGGTGCCACGGCACTCTGGGGTGCAACCGCACTCTGGGGAGCAGACGCACCGTTCGAGTTCTAA
- a CDS encoding ABC transporter ATP-binding protein translates to MSEGAIPLLRVSLQASYGRQSVLRDIRLDLEKGESLGLVGTSGAGKSTLILALLGLLPWRGGTVTGEVLLEGQNLLTMPERDARRLRGSRIALIPQSPMNALNAVVSLRAHFDEAWRAHDNRGRAALETRLATLLSEVQLPTDPSFLKRKPGEISVGQAQRVMIALALLHRPAILVADEPTSALDPVTQAEILKLLRHLNQTMGTTLLYISHDLLSVLQLCDRIAVLDTGTIVELLSVDRIEQAVHPATLALLNALPAPPRILLEYRDGNAR, encoded by the coding sequence ATGAGCGAAGGCGCTATTCCACTACTCCGTGTCAGCCTCCAGGCCTCCTACGGGCGTCAATCGGTCCTGCGAGATATCCGTTTGGACTTGGAAAAAGGCGAGTCCCTTGGCCTGGTTGGCACAAGCGGAGCAGGGAAGAGCACACTGATCCTCGCTCTCCTGGGACTTCTTCCCTGGCGCGGAGGTACGGTCACGGGGGAGGTTCTCCTGGAAGGGCAGAACCTCCTCACCATGCCGGAGCGCGACGCCCGCCGCCTGCGGGGAAGCCGTATCGCGCTCATTCCACAAAGTCCCATGAACGCCCTCAATGCGGTCGTCTCGCTTCGAGCACACTTTGACGAAGCATGGCGCGCGCACGACAACAGGGGCCGCGCCGCACTGGAAACACGCCTCGCGACGCTTCTTTCCGAGGTTCAGCTCCCCACCGACCCGAGCTTCCTGAAGAGAAAGCCCGGCGAGATCAGTGTCGGGCAGGCTCAGCGCGTGATGATCGCGCTAGCCCTTCTGCATCGCCCAGCGATTCTCGTTGCAGACGAGCCTACAAGCGCTCTCGATCCCGTCACGCAGGCGGAGATCCTCAAGCTTCTGCGTCATCTCAATCAGACCATGGGAACGACGCTGCTTTATATCTCGCACGATCTTCTCTCCGTGCTACAGCTCTGCGACCGCATCGCCGTACTTGATACCGGAACCATCGTCGAGTTACTTTCAGTCGATCGCATCGAGCAGGCAGTGCACCCGGCCACACTTGCTCTGCTGAACGCCCTTCCCGCCCCACCCCGAATCCTCCTCGAGTACCGGGATGGTAACGCCAGGTAA
- a CDS encoding ABC transporter substrate-binding protein: MGLRTNRVSIGALLFIVLPLLTQTSAKAPGELAWAIRYDPKTFDPAKVDDQSSELVRFLTGGVLLRVNRLTQQPEPDLAETYSLSPDGRVLTFHLRPGLRFSDGSDLTSRDAAWSIRRVLAPVTAAPAGEEFLTPKDVKVEAPDAHTVRVTLPKRVVAIARVFDEIAIEPADHPSEARVTSGPFILADYKRGQSIRLKRNPNYWRHDGANVQLPYLSGIRLDILSNREQEISGFQRGDYDLIDNLPAEYFTALSKRSPGAVRDLGASLNTEQMWFNESPTSPLPAYEKAWFTNRGFRVAISQAIHRADLARIAYDGHATPAYSFISPANTPWYDKTLNYPHEDVAAATRLLAASGFHLSGKTLYDAGNQPVKFSILTNAGNAARQKMATLIQQDLAALGIEITIVTLDFPALIERFMHTQDYQACLLGLSNVDPEPNSMMNLWLSSSPNHQWNPSEKSPATPWEAEIDRQMLIQATSLSAPDRKRAVDQVQQIVADQQPFIYLVHPNTLYAISPQLGGVQPAVLSPGVVWNVDMIRRQGTR, from the coding sequence ATGGGTTTGCGCACCAACCGGGTCTCCATCGGAGCACTCCTTTTTATCGTCCTCCCATTGCTTACGCAGACCTCCGCGAAAGCTCCCGGCGAACTAGCCTGGGCGATCCGCTACGACCCCAAGACGTTCGATCCGGCGAAGGTTGACGACCAGTCCTCTGAGCTCGTCCGCTTTCTTACCGGCGGTGTCCTCCTCCGCGTCAACCGTCTCACCCAGCAGCCTGAACCTGACCTGGCAGAGACCTACAGCCTGTCTCCTGACGGCCGCGTCCTGACCTTCCACCTTCGTCCTGGTCTCAGATTCTCGGACGGCTCCGACCTCACCTCGCGCGACGCGGCATGGTCGATCCGCAGGGTCCTTGCCCCAGTCACTGCGGCTCCGGCCGGCGAAGAGTTCCTTACCCCAAAGGACGTGAAAGTCGAAGCCCCGGACGCGCATACAGTCCGTGTTACCCTGCCCAAGCGCGTCGTGGCCATTGCTCGTGTCTTCGACGAGATTGCGATCGAGCCTGCCGACCATCCAAGCGAAGCCCGTGTGACGTCCGGTCCCTTTATTCTCGCCGACTACAAGCGCGGCCAGTCTATCCGCCTCAAGCGCAACCCAAACTATTGGCGTCATGATGGGGCTAACGTCCAACTGCCCTATCTTTCCGGCATCCGCCTCGACATTCTTAGCAACCGAGAACAGGAGATTTCCGGTTTCCAGCGTGGCGACTACGATCTCATCGACAACCTTCCCGCCGAGTATTTCACAGCGCTCTCCAAACGCTCTCCAGGAGCCGTGCGCGACCTTGGCGCATCCCTCAACACCGAGCAGATGTGGTTCAACGAGTCCCCAACTTCACCGCTTCCCGCGTATGAGAAAGCATGGTTCACGAACCGCGGCTTCCGCGTCGCTATCTCGCAGGCAATTCATCGTGCCGACCTGGCCCGCATCGCCTACGACGGCCACGCCACACCCGCATACAGCTTCATCTCTCCGGCGAACACCCCCTGGTACGACAAGACCCTAAACTACCCACACGAAGATGTCGCGGCTGCCACCCGCCTCCTCGCGGCGAGCGGCTTCCATCTGAGCGGTAAGACCCTCTACGACGCCGGCAATCAACCCGTGAAGTTTTCGATCCTCACCAACGCCGGCAATGCTGCACGTCAGAAGATGGCTACGCTTATCCAGCAGGATCTGGCCGCACTTGGCATCGAGATCACTATCGTTACGCTCGATTTCCCAGCACTCATCGAACGTTTCATGCATACGCAGGACTACCAGGCCTGTCTTCTCGGCCTCTCGAATGTCGATCCCGAACCGAACTCCATGATGAACCTCTGGCTCAGTTCTTCGCCCAACCATCAATGGAATCCATCCGAAAAAAGTCCAGCCACTCCGTGGGAGGCCGAGATCGACAGGCAGATGCTGATCCAGGCCACAAGCCTTAGCGCCCCGGACCGCAAGCGTGCTGTCGACCAGGTTCAGCAGATCGTCGCCGACCAGCAGCCTTTCATCTATCTCGTTCACCCAAATACCCTTTATGCGATATCGCCGCAACTTGGCGGCGTTCAACCCGCCGTCCTCTCACCCGGAGTTGTCTGGAACGTTGACATGATCCGAAGGCAGGGAACTCGCTAG